In Nocardia sputorum, a single genomic region encodes these proteins:
- a CDS encoding histidine phosphatase family protein: protein MLPAPSTLVLVRHAQPFFPRPGGPGEQERSLTDEGRDQAERLVAILAAAAPTAIVSSPYLRAVQTVEPLARSIGLPVVTDHALREWDSGIGPTPDFARYYRENWAEPGWARPGGESLRELSGRATAILTQLAQRHRGGTVVIGSHGTFISRALAGFGCREVDWAFHRAMPMPAIYRLVFEDSGVRATGPGLAE from the coding sequence ATGCTCCCCGCGCCATCCACGCTCGTCCTGGTCCGTCATGCCCAGCCGTTCTTCCCACGGCCGGGCGGACCGGGCGAGCAGGAGCGCTCGCTGACCGACGAAGGCCGAGACCAGGCCGAGCGGCTGGTCGCCATACTGGCCGCCGCGGCACCCACCGCCATAGTCTCCAGCCCCTACCTTCGGGCCGTGCAAACCGTCGAACCTCTCGCCCGTTCCATCGGCCTGCCCGTTGTCACAGACCACGCATTGCGCGAATGGGACTCCGGAATCGGCCCGACTCCCGATTTCGCCCGCTACTACCGCGAAAACTGGGCCGAACCGGGGTGGGCCAGGCCAGGAGGGGAGAGCCTGCGAGAGCTCTCCGGGCGCGCCACCGCGATCCTGACGCAGCTGGCGCAGCGGCACCGCGGCGGGACGGTCGTGATCGGCAGCCACGGCACCTTCATCTCGCGCGCATTGGCCGGGTTCGGCTGTCGAGAGGTGGACTGGGCCTTCCACCGGGCCATGCCGATGCCCGCGATCTACCGGCTGGTCTTCGAGGACTCCGGCGTGCGAGCCACCGGGCCGGGTCTGGCGGAGTGA
- a CDS encoding MBL fold metallo-hydrolase produces the protein MKVHHLNCGTMRPPCTPEGLVCHVLLLETPTGLVLVDSGLGLRDAAEPGARFGPGRHYVRPRFDENEAAVRQVARLGFDQREVRDIVLTHFDADHTGGLADFPWARVHLTADEADAALHPRGFVEKVRYLATQRDHHPTLVGHLPGHGEPWNGFAAAHELTDVAPGLVMIGLPGHSRGHAAIAIDTGKRWILHAGDAFHHHGQIDGTGRVPRSLILMERFIAHDMPRVRANHERLTELWTTQASELLLVNAHDPTLLRRAQQIDAGIAS, from the coding sequence ATGAAGGTCCACCACCTCAACTGCGGCACCATGCGCCCGCCGTGCACCCCTGAGGGCCTGGTCTGCCATGTCCTGCTGCTGGAGACGCCCACCGGCCTCGTGCTCGTGGACAGCGGACTGGGGCTGCGCGACGCCGCCGAACCCGGTGCCCGGTTCGGGCCCGGACGCCACTACGTCCGCCCGCGGTTCGATGAGAACGAAGCCGCCGTCCGGCAGGTCGCACGCCTCGGGTTCGACCAGCGTGAGGTCCGCGATATCGTGCTCACCCACTTCGACGCCGACCACACCGGCGGGCTGGCGGACTTTCCCTGGGCCAGAGTGCATCTCACCGCGGACGAAGCGGACGCGGCACTGCACCCGCGCGGTTTCGTCGAGAAGGTCCGCTACCTGGCTACCCAACGCGACCACCACCCGACGCTGGTCGGCCACCTTCCCGGCCACGGCGAGCCGTGGAACGGCTTCGCCGCAGCCCATGAGCTCACCGACGTCGCGCCCGGCCTCGTCATGATCGGCCTGCCCGGCCACAGCCGCGGCCACGCCGCCATCGCCATCGATACCGGCAAGCGATGGATCCTGCACGCGGGCGATGCGTTCCATCACCACGGGCAGATCGACGGCACCGGCCGCGTGCCCCGATCCCTGATCCTCATGGAGCGCTTCATCGCCCACGACATGCCTCGAGTCCGCGCCAACCACGAACGGCTCACCGAATTATGGACCACCCAGGCCTCGGAACTGCTGCTGGTCAACGCACACGATCCCACGCTGCTTCGCCGTGCCCAGCAGATCGACGCCGGCATCGCGAGTTGA
- a CDS encoding ester cyclase has product MSSRFTLPPEPVLRAREKLVLDHFHDEVAQDWDATLSTFPHPHYELIAPLVVHDGDEEVRDYYRDTRRAFPDQDHEIIALRHSHDAVIVEFWLLGTHSGPLGKIPPTGSTHRTRMTAYFVFDEHENLVTERIYFDQLTVLKQLLGGLDKRSPRGLLTFARALAGAATTAGHEPDPRLLATTPPDLGD; this is encoded by the coding sequence ATGTCGTCACGTTTCACCTTGCCCCCCGAACCCGTTCTGCGCGCCCGGGAGAAACTCGTTCTCGACCACTTCCACGACGAAGTGGCCCAGGACTGGGACGCCACCCTGTCGACGTTCCCGCACCCGCATTACGAGCTGATCGCGCCGCTGGTCGTCCACGACGGCGACGAGGAGGTGCGCGACTACTATCGCGACACCCGCCGCGCCTTTCCCGACCAAGACCACGAGATCATCGCCCTGCGGCACAGTCACGACGCGGTGATCGTCGAATTCTGGTTACTGGGAACCCATTCGGGGCCGCTCGGAAAGATCCCGCCGACCGGGTCCACCCACAGGACCAGGATGACGGCCTACTTCGTCTTCGACGAGCACGAGAACCTGGTGACTGAACGGATCTACTTCGATCAGCTCACCGTCCTGAAGCAACTGCTGGGCGGACTGGACAAACGCAGTCCCCGCGGCCTGCTCACCTTCGCCCGCGCCCTCGCCGGAGCCGCCACCACAGCCGGACACGAACCGGACCCGCGCCTGCTGGCCACCACACCGCCCGACCTCGGCGACTGA
- a CDS encoding TetR/AcrR family transcriptional regulator, with product MTSQAPSTRRGRPPKGAGQLTRAGIIEATLDVIGSDGVGAVGIRAVARALGVDPKSLYNYVDGKDGLLDAVAEHLLGSIELPALSGDLRSDLRAIAEAFRDRALRHPAAAALVLTRQLGSVEGLSPIQAVLEVLRAAGCDSEEAVHLLRAMLATLIGTLLREVSAGPTYGISDTAGIAARRTTLEQSGLPAVAEAAPYLARFDSQAEFDYAMDLALDAIVARVSGSARNG from the coding sequence ATGACCAGCCAAGCTCCCTCGACGCGCCGCGGGCGACCCCCGAAAGGCGCGGGACAGCTCACCCGCGCGGGGATCATCGAGGCGACCCTCGACGTGATCGGCAGCGACGGTGTCGGCGCGGTGGGTATCCGAGCGGTCGCGCGCGCGCTCGGAGTCGATCCGAAAAGCCTGTACAACTACGTCGACGGGAAAGACGGGTTACTCGATGCGGTAGCCGAGCATCTCTTGGGCTCGATCGAGTTGCCCGCGCTCAGCGGTGATCTCCGCAGTGATCTGCGTGCCATCGCGGAGGCGTTCCGCGATCGCGCTCTTCGGCATCCCGCGGCCGCCGCGCTGGTCCTCACGCGGCAGCTGGGATCGGTGGAGGGCTTGTCGCCGATCCAAGCCGTCTTGGAGGTGCTGCGCGCCGCGGGGTGCGACTCGGAGGAAGCGGTTCATCTCTTGCGGGCGATGTTGGCCACGCTCATCGGCACTCTGCTGCGCGAAGTCAGCGCGGGCCCCACCTACGGAATCAGCGACACCGCCGGCATCGCCGCACGGCGGACGACCCTGGAACAATCCGGACTGCCGGCCGTGGCCGAGGCTGCTCCGTACTTGGCCCGGTTCGACAGCCAGGCGGAATTCGACTACGCGATGGATCTGGCGCTCGATGCGATCGTCGCGCGTGTCAGCGGTTCGGCACGAAACGGCTGA
- a CDS encoding AraC family transcriptional regulator, producing MPLDELCTLLARHARDDGATAIQDLLVGREVSILPPPPSMAGTRMTLIAQGAKRLAYGEQVYDHRAGHYLVASTAVPLKCRFLEATPERPVLGLCLLLQPSQVAELLLQAGRGAFADDTIAPPAVGFAEASKELLDAAMRLVRLLDQPRDRDVLTPLIKREILWRLLTSEHGAIVRQIGLTDPRLSPIAEALQWIRENYREPFQVPDLARLTGMSTSAFHRHFQAVTRTTPIQYQKQIRLNQARLLLAANPRDVANIGYLVGYDSPSQFSREYRRLFGAPPSQDAITFTTRVTDENRTG from the coding sequence ATGCCGCTCGATGAGCTCTGCACGCTGTTGGCCCGCCATGCGCGAGACGACGGGGCAACGGCAATCCAGGACCTGCTGGTCGGCCGGGAGGTGTCGATCCTGCCCCCGCCACCGTCCATGGCCGGTACACGCATGACGCTGATCGCCCAGGGCGCGAAACGTCTCGCGTACGGCGAGCAGGTATACGACCACCGTGCCGGGCACTACCTGGTGGCCTCCACCGCCGTACCGCTCAAATGCCGTTTCCTCGAAGCCACCCCGGAACGACCGGTATTGGGTCTGTGTCTGTTGCTACAGCCCTCGCAGGTCGCTGAGCTGCTGCTGCAGGCAGGTCGCGGCGCCTTCGCCGACGACACGATCGCGCCACCTGCCGTCGGCTTCGCAGAGGCGTCGAAGGAACTGCTCGACGCCGCCATGCGACTGGTTCGCCTACTCGACCAGCCGCGTGACCGGGATGTGCTCACACCGCTGATCAAGCGGGAGATCCTATGGCGATTGCTCACCAGCGAGCACGGCGCGATCGTCCGCCAGATCGGTCTCACCGACCCCAGACTCTCACCGATCGCCGAAGCCCTGCAATGGATCCGGGAAAACTATCGAGAGCCGTTCCAAGTGCCGGACCTGGCCCGGCTCACCGGCATGAGCACCTCCGCGTTCCATCGGCATTTTCAGGCCGTGACCCGCACGACCCCCATCCAATACCAGAAGCAGATCAGACTCAACCAGGCCCGGCTTCTCCTCGCGGCGAACCCCAGGGATGTCGCCAACATCGGCTACCTCGTCGGATACGACAGCCCGTCCCAGTTCAGCCGTGAGTATCGCCGCCTTTTCGGCGCACCCCCCAGCCAGGACGCCATCACCTTCACGACACGCGTCACCGACGAAAACCGCACCGGATAG
- a CDS encoding SDR family NAD(P)-dependent oxidoreductase: MTHSLEGTVALVTGASSGIGRATALELAREGASVAVVGRREDRLTDLATEISDAGGQALVVPADVTDSVAAAEAVERTVEGLGRLDTVVNNAGLMLLGPAPGADIDDWRRMIDVNLMGLMYCTHAAIPHLVEAAGQQPRRVADIVNIGSLAGRSAFAMSAVYCATKFGVGAFSEALRQELARQHVRVSVVEPGSVDTELRDHNPAVVQQQIAAALGDIERLQSRDIADAVGYIVTRPRHVAVAELLVRPTQQA; encoded by the coding sequence ATGACTCACTCTCTCGAGGGAACCGTCGCGCTGGTCACCGGAGCCTCCAGCGGTATCGGCCGCGCCACCGCCTTGGAGCTTGCCCGTGAGGGCGCGTCGGTGGCCGTGGTCGGGCGGCGCGAAGATCGGCTCACCGACCTCGCCACGGAAATCTCCGACGCAGGCGGACAGGCGTTGGTCGTGCCCGCCGACGTCACCGACTCCGTCGCTGCCGCGGAAGCGGTCGAGCGGACCGTCGAGGGCCTGGGCCGCCTGGACACTGTGGTCAACAACGCGGGGCTCATGCTGCTCGGCCCCGCGCCAGGAGCGGATATCGACGATTGGCGGCGCATGATCGACGTCAATCTCATGGGCCTGATGTACTGCACCCACGCCGCCATACCCCATCTGGTCGAGGCCGCCGGCCAGCAGCCGCGCCGGGTCGCCGACATCGTCAACATCGGCTCGCTCGCAGGCCGCAGCGCATTCGCCATGTCCGCGGTGTACTGCGCCACCAAATTCGGTGTCGGCGCCTTCAGCGAGGCGCTGCGCCAGGAACTCGCCCGCCAACACGTCCGCGTGTCCGTCGTCGAGCCGGGCAGCGTCGACACCGAACTGCGCGATCACAATCCCGCCGTCGTCCAGCAGCAGATCGCCGCCGCACTCGGCGACATCGAGCGACTGCAAAGCCGCGACATCGCCGACGCGGTCGGATACATCGTCACCCGCCCCCGGCATGTGGCCGTCGCCGAACTGCTCGTACGCCCCACCCAACAAGCCTGA
- the ligD gene encoding non-homologous end-joining DNA ligase has translation MLAVSGRPPRDHGRWAFEMKWDGIRAIARCRDGECRLYSRNNRDLSGSFPELSAVLADLGERGGLILDGEIVAPDPATGAPSFGRLQRRMHVVSPSAELLRAFPAQYLAFDLLTVGEVSLLSLPYTERRERLAELALDRPLARTPPYYADIDPMVLMDVAREHGLEGIVAKRLDSAYYPGRRSPVWIKTPLRKTTEVVVAGWLPGTGRFSATFGSLALGAYNDRDQLVHIGNVGTGWTMPDRRSLQARLNELSRPDTPFDVPPPRAIAAAAHWVEPVLVADIEYREATPEGLRHPSWRGLRPDKTPREVKLPE, from the coding sequence ATGCTGGCCGTCTCCGGACGGCCGCCGCGGGACCATGGCCGGTGGGCCTTCGAGATGAAGTGGGACGGCATTCGCGCCATCGCGCGGTGCCGGGACGGGGAGTGCCGGCTCTACAGTCGCAACAATCGCGATCTCAGCGGCTCGTTTCCCGAGCTCAGCGCGGTGCTCGCGGATCTGGGCGAGCGCGGCGGGCTGATTCTCGACGGGGAGATCGTCGCCCCCGATCCCGCGACGGGGGCGCCGTCTTTCGGCCGCCTGCAACGGCGGATGCACGTGGTCTCGCCGAGTGCGGAATTGCTGCGCGCATTTCCCGCGCAATACTTGGCCTTTGATTTGCTGACCGTCGGCGAAGTCTCCCTCCTGTCGTTGCCCTACACCGAACGACGTGAGCGCCTGGCGGAACTCGCGCTCGATCGCCCTCTCGCCCGCACCCCGCCCTACTACGCCGATATCGACCCCATGGTTCTGATGGATGTCGCCCGCGAGCACGGTCTGGAAGGGATCGTCGCCAAGCGTCTCGATTCCGCGTACTACCCCGGTCGCCGCTCGCCGGTATGGATCAAGACGCCGCTGCGTAAGACCACGGAGGTCGTCGTCGCGGGCTGGCTGCCGGGTACGGGGCGGTTCTCCGCGACGTTCGGTTCGCTCGCGCTCGGCGCCTACAACGACCGTGACCAGCTGGTGCATATCGGCAATGTCGGCACCGGATGGACGATGCCCGATCGCCGCTCCTTGCAAGCCCGCCTGAACGAGCTGTCCCGGCCGGACACTCCGTTCGATGTCCCGCCGCCGCGCGCGATCGCGGCCGCGGCGCATTGGGTGGAGCCCGTTTTGGTCGCCGACATCGAATATCGCGAAGCCACCCCGGAGGGCCTGCGCCACCCCAGCTGGCGCGGCTTGCGTCCGGACAAGACGCCGCGCGAGGTGAAATTGCCGGAATAG
- a CDS encoding site-specific integrase produces MDDRSSVVAVPDSVRTELRRGVRSVLVDAAALRLVRDRFDDDQAGSLRRYLEASQSANTLRAYRADWVAWSAWCATEGRQALPADALDVAVYLAAAADARRAGGEWAFSPATLERKSAAIAAVHAANGLPSPTRSDVVRLTLRGIRRTRRTKPKRKRPVLLHTLDQLLGGLPEPGWPAEPARRRDALALLIGFAGALRRSELAGLRIGDVEVGVDHTTGEPLLLIRLPATKTDPTGAAEQRVALPRGRRPATCPVCAFADWLRLREIHAAAGTSGVRAWLADSPARSADIHRCHGFTGTTLTDADLPVFPTINRHGGIGDHAMSGRAVAELVKRYAARAGLDPDLFSGHSLRAGFATQAALGGASDREIMRQGRWTNPRTVHGYIRTANPLEDNAVTKLGL; encoded by the coding sequence GTGGACGATCGATCCAGCGTTGTGGCGGTCCCGGACTCGGTGCGCACCGAGTTACGCCGTGGTGTGCGCAGCGTGCTGGTCGACGCAGCGGCACTGCGGTTGGTGCGCGACCGCTTCGACGACGATCAAGCCGGTTCGCTGCGCCGGTATCTCGAGGCGTCGCAATCGGCGAACACACTGCGCGCCTATCGGGCGGATTGGGTGGCGTGGTCGGCGTGGTGCGCCACCGAAGGGCGCCAGGCTTTGCCCGCCGACGCGCTGGACGTGGCCGTCTATCTCGCCGCGGCCGCCGACGCGCGCCGCGCCGGCGGCGAATGGGCCTTCAGCCCCGCGACTCTGGAGCGAAAGTCGGCGGCCATCGCGGCGGTGCACGCGGCGAATGGCCTGCCGTCACCGACTCGATCGGATGTCGTGCGGCTGACCCTGCGCGGCATCCGCCGCACCCGGCGGACCAAACCCAAACGCAAACGCCCTGTCCTGCTGCACACTCTCGACCAACTGCTCGGCGGGCTGCCCGAACCGGGCTGGCCCGCCGAACCCGCCCGGCGGCGGGATGCGCTCGCGCTGCTCATCGGTTTCGCGGGCGCCCTGCGCCGCAGTGAACTGGCCGGGCTGCGTATCGGCGACGTCGAGGTCGGAGTCGACCACACGACCGGCGAACCGCTCCTGCTGATCCGGCTGCCCGCGACGAAGACCGACCCCACCGGTGCGGCCGAACAACGCGTGGCCCTCCCCCGCGGCCGCCGCCCCGCGACCTGTCCGGTCTGCGCCTTCGCCGATTGGCTGCGACTGCGCGAAATACACGCCGCCGCAGGAACTTCCGGCGTGCGCGCCTGGCTCGCCGACAGTCCCGCGAGGTCGGCCGACATCCACCGTTGCCACGGCTTCACCGGCACCACCCTCACCGACGCGGATCTGCCGGTCTTCCCCACCATCAACCGGCACGGCGGGATCGGCGACCACGCCATGTCCGGCCGCGCGGTCGCCGAACTGGTCAAGCGTTATGCCGCCCGGGCCGGACTCGACCCCGACCTGTTCTCCGGCCATTCGCTGCGCGCCGGGTTCGCCACCCAGGCCGCGCTCGGCGGCGCCAGCGACCGGGAGATCATGCGTCAGGGCCGCTGGACCAACCCGCGCACCGTCCACGGCTACATCCGCACCGCCAACCCCCTGGAAGACAACGCGGTCACCAAGCTCGGATTGTGA
- a CDS encoding sigma-70 family RNA polymerase sigma factor produces MDTATVARFEASRNRLASLAYRLLGSAADAEDTVQDAFLRWQAADQEHVEVPEAWLTKIVTNLALDRLRSAKVRRERAVGAWMPEPLLDGDPMLGPADTVEQRESVTLAVLTLMERLSPVERAVYVLREAFAYSHAEIADILGITESASQQHAHRAKRRISAARNGADIDHAAARRIVEAFVDAASSGRTERLVALLTDDATGISDGAGLGTAEKLIRYSTPERIAGAVRAGFKPSPAKRRLAGGSPSIHAAVVNGCPAMLATLGDRVVGVTILEIRDDKIARVRGIAAPDRLRRLTTQWQRQEHDVPLIESW; encoded by the coding sequence ATGGACACGGCCACCGTGGCGCGTTTCGAGGCCAGCCGGAATCGGCTGGCCTCGCTCGCCTACCGCCTGCTCGGCTCGGCCGCCGACGCCGAGGACACGGTGCAGGACGCGTTCCTGCGGTGGCAGGCGGCCGACCAGGAGCACGTCGAGGTGCCCGAGGCCTGGCTGACCAAGATCGTCACCAACCTGGCGCTCGACCGGCTCCGTTCGGCGAAGGTTCGGCGCGAACGCGCGGTCGGCGCCTGGATGCCCGAACCGCTCCTGGACGGTGACCCGATGCTGGGCCCGGCCGACACCGTCGAGCAGCGCGAATCGGTGACCTTGGCGGTGCTGACGCTCATGGAGCGTCTGTCGCCGGTCGAACGGGCCGTCTACGTGCTGCGCGAGGCTTTCGCGTACAGCCACGCCGAGATAGCCGACATTCTCGGCATCACCGAGTCCGCAAGCCAGCAACACGCCCACCGAGCCAAGCGTCGAATATCCGCCGCCCGCAACGGCGCCGACATCGACCACGCCGCCGCGCGCCGAATCGTCGAAGCCTTTGTCGATGCCGCTTCCTCGGGCCGGACCGAACGGCTGGTGGCGCTTTTGACCGACGACGCGACCGGCATTTCCGACGGCGCCGGGCTGGGGACGGCCGAGAAACTGATCCGGTACTCGACGCCGGAGCGGATCGCCGGCGCGGTGCGGGCCGGTTTCAAACCGTCGCCGGCCAAGCGCAGACTCGCCGGTGGCTCGCCCTCGATCCATGCCGCCGTGGTCAACGGCTGCCCGGCCATGCTCGCCACACTCGGCGACCGGGTCGTGGGCGTCACGATCCTGGAGATCCGTGACGACAAGATCGCACGCGTGCGCGGCATCGCCGCCCCGGACCGACTCCGTCGCCTCACCACGCAATGGCAGCGGCAGGAGCACGATGTCCCGCTGATCGAATCGTGGTAA
- a CDS encoding NAD(P)/FAD-dependent oxidoreductase, with the protein MKHRIVVLGAGYAGAFSAGYLARRLHPEDFEITVVNAEPDFIERLRLHQLAAGQDLRHRPLAEIFAGTGIRLRVARVTTIDAEHRTVTVADGNGIDRLEYDTLLYTLGSTAADHGVPGVDGHAFHVAARPAALRLRARLDELGADGKVLVVGGNLTAIEAATEIAESRPGLRVGLATSGELGGWLGTKARRHLLRSFDRFGITVHEHTSIVRVEQAAALAADGTAFASDATVWAAGFAVHPIAAASGLAVEPNGQITVDRHMRSVSHPDIYVAGDSVFVIGDNGRPLPMSCASAGPTSKQATAAIIGDRTGRDIPTFAMSYVGNHISLGRKDAIYQPVDGAARSKSWALRGRTAARVKSAILDTAAWALSHPTFGMPSHRYRSAPAREHSHDVVAA; encoded by the coding sequence ATGAAGCACCGCATCGTCGTCCTCGGGGCCGGATACGCCGGAGCCTTCTCCGCCGGATACCTGGCGCGCCGACTTCACCCCGAGGACTTCGAGATCACCGTCGTCAACGCCGAACCCGATTTCATCGAGCGGCTGCGCCTGCATCAGCTCGCCGCCGGCCAGGATCTCCGCCACCGGCCGCTGGCGGAGATATTCGCGGGCACCGGTATCCGGCTACGAGTCGCGCGGGTAACCACCATCGACGCCGAGCACCGGACCGTCACCGTCGCCGATGGCAACGGCATCGACCGGCTCGAATACGACACCCTCCTCTACACGCTCGGCAGCACCGCCGCCGACCACGGCGTTCCCGGCGTCGATGGCCATGCCTTCCACGTGGCTGCGCGACCGGCCGCGCTGCGCCTGCGCGCACGCCTGGACGAGCTGGGCGCGGACGGGAAGGTGCTGGTGGTCGGCGGCAACCTGACCGCGATCGAGGCCGCCACCGAGATCGCCGAATCCCGTCCAGGACTTCGGGTCGGCCTCGCCACCAGCGGCGAACTGGGCGGCTGGCTGGGCACGAAGGCCCGTCGTCACCTGCTGCGTTCCTTCGACCGGTTCGGTATCACCGTCCACGAGCACACCAGCATCGTGCGCGTCGAACAGGCGGCGGCGCTCGCCGCCGACGGCACCGCTTTCGCCTCCGACGCGACCGTGTGGGCCGCAGGCTTCGCCGTCCACCCGATCGCCGCCGCCAGCGGCCTCGCGGTGGAACCCAACGGCCAGATCACCGTCGACCGGCACATGCGGTCGGTCTCGCACCCGGATATCTATGTCGCCGGTGACAGCGTCTTCGTCATCGGTGACAACGGTCGGCCGTTGCCGATGTCCTGCGCTTCCGCGGGACCCACGAGCAAGCAGGCGACGGCCGCGATCATCGGGGACCGGACCGGGCGCGATATCCCGACGTTCGCGATGTCGTATGTCGGCAACCACATCAGCCTCGGCCGCAAAGACGCGATCTACCAGCCGGTCGACGGTGCCGCGCGATCGAAGTCGTGGGCCCTTCGTGGCCGGACGGCCGCGCGCGTCAAGTCGGCGATCCTCGACACCGCCGCCTGGGCCCTGAGTCACCCGACCTTCGGAATGCCGAGTCACCGGTACCGCTCGGCCCCCGCCCGAGAGCACTCGCACGACGTGGTCGCCGCATAG
- a CDS encoding maltokinase N-terminal cap-like domain-containing protein, translated as MSVVHRTTMVPTKMELLASWLPSRAWYRGANQADLRKAGGFRLDDPEGEVGIEFLAVTDHSGARPCTYHVPLTYRGSPLPQAADALVGTSEHGVLGTRWVYDATRDPVAVAQIVALLTGKARPQAQNESNAPDSSVTVRSDDTLSLTQGFGVARDESVCTDIPVGERTVRVHRLLQVAEPAVAGHVIAPWLLHDGTTVTGVFIELAA; from the coding sequence ATGTCCGTCGTTCACCGGACCACCATGGTCCCCACCAAGATGGAACTGCTTGCCTCGTGGTTGCCCAGTCGTGCCTGGTATCGCGGGGCGAACCAGGCGGATCTCCGGAAAGCCGGTGGATTCCGGCTCGACGACCCGGAGGGGGAAGTCGGGATCGAATTCCTGGCGGTCACAGATCACTCCGGAGCGCGGCCGTGCACCTATCACGTTCCGCTGACTTACCGGGGCTCGCCCCTACCGCAGGCCGCCGACGCGCTCGTGGGCACTTCCGAACACGGTGTGCTCGGCACCCGGTGGGTGTACGACGCCACCCGTGACCCGGTGGCGGTGGCCCAGATCGTCGCCTTGCTCACCGGAAAGGCGCGACCGCAGGCCCAGAACGAAAGCAACGCGCCGGATTCCTCGGTCACCGTCCGCAGTGACGACACGCTCTCGCTCACACAAGGATTCGGTGTCGCCCGAGACGAATCGGTGTGCACCGATATCCCGGTGGGCGAGCGGACCGTGCGAGTCCACCGCCTTCTGCAGGTAGCGGAACCGGCCGTCGCCGGTCATGTCATCGCCCCTTGGCTACTACATGACGGCACTACCGTCACCGGCGTATTCATCGAGCTGGCTGCGTAA
- a CDS encoding DUF308 domain-containing protein, with amino-acid sequence MPETEVRGRTEPLAGAVRQTVLVAGACSMIMGVALAVWPHKSLPAAELLSGCYLLLNSVLQSVVAVGARFATPLRVLVLVSGIVSALLAALCFAGGNSTPLLSFWIGLAWAIRGICHATVAVWVDDLTRRGWHELFGLVTLAFGVLVSAVLFESPDALGWVAGPCLVAIGTMEALFATGSRRDVVTMPGVVPSLRLDG; translated from the coding sequence ATGCCCGAAACCGAAGTTCGAGGGCGTACGGAACCACTGGCCGGCGCGGTCCGGCAGACGGTACTGGTGGCCGGTGCCTGCTCGATGATCATGGGTGTGGCTCTAGCGGTGTGGCCGCACAAGTCGCTGCCGGCAGCGGAACTGCTGTCCGGCTGCTATTTACTGCTCAACAGCGTCCTGCAATCGGTCGTGGCGGTCGGTGCCCGCTTCGCCACGCCGTTACGAGTGCTCGTGCTGGTCAGTGGCATAGTGTCGGCTCTGCTGGCGGCGTTGTGCTTCGCGGGCGGGAATTCCACTCCGCTGCTGTCGTTCTGGATCGGATTGGCCTGGGCGATCCGCGGGATCTGCCACGCCACGGTCGCGGTCTGGGTCGACGACCTGACCCGGCGCGGATGGCACGAGCTGTTCGGACTGGTCACGCTGGCGTTCGGCGTGCTGGTGAGCGCGGTGCTGTTCGAGTCGCCGGACGCGCTCGGCTGGGTGGCCGGGCCGTGCCTGGTCGCGATCGGGACGATGGAAGCTCTGTTCGCCACGGGTTCCCGGCGTGACGTGGTCACGATGCCGGGCGTGGTGCCGAGCTTGCGCCTGGATGGCTGA